The sequence GGCGTTGAGGTAGGTTGCCTCGACCGGGTCGTTCGCGTTGAAGCCGACGGCCGGCTGGATCGCGCGCAGCAGCCAGTCGCGGGCTTGCGTCATCCGGCCCGTCGACGGCGGCGGGTAGTTCCATCCGTTGATATTTGTCTGTCCGTAGCCGGCCGCGAACGCGTCATAGATGATCCTGCGGCCGTCCACGGCTGCGCGCGCCAGCCCGCGCTTTGTTGCGGGGTCCAGGGCGTCGATGTCGGGCCCGGCTCCGACCCCGATGCGTGCATAGGATTGCAGGATGTCCGCGTCGCGCGGGTCGGGGGGGACCTCGCGCATTGAACGATTGATCGTCCGCCATTCGTTAAGAGGATCGGCGTCCCGGTCCAGCGGTTGCCAGATCTCGGCCGTCCGGGGGGCGGGGGCATCGGGCTTTCCCCATTGCGAGAGGGGCGTCAGTTTGTACTGGTCTTGGATCGCGTGGGCCGCATCGAGGTCCGACGCATCCTTCACGCCGGTGCGCACCTGGAGGAAGCCCCAGGGCGTGGACGAGGGGGGCAGCGCCGTCACCCCCGCGGGCAGTGGGCCTGTCCAGTTCCTGTCGAAGATCGCGTAGCTCCCACCCCCGTCGCCCGTCGCTCGCGTGCCGACATAAGCGAAATTGTCGTCCATGAAATCAGTGAGCTCGACCGAGTGATAGCGGTCGGAGATGGCCGGCACGGTGAGGATCACCGGCTCGTCTTTCAGATAGAGCCAGGAGCGGGAGTAGATCGTGTCATTGTTGGGTGAACCGCCGTCGACGTGGCTCGCGTCCTTGAGTTCCCGAAAATGGAACAACTGGTTCGCCTGGTGCCCGACATCGGCGCTTCGAAACCATCGTTGTTCCGTCATATACGACCAAGGAAACGTGTAAATGTACGCCTGGACGCCTAGAGTGTAGGCGTTGAGTTCGCGCCAGTCGGGCTGGCGATCCTGTGCGCTGGCTCCTAGCATTGGGCCAGCAACGATTGCGGCGATCATCGCCGTCGTAAGTGTTAGACTTCGGATACTCATACCGACCCCTTTCCATCGGAACGGTTTTTCCGCGTGCA comes from Ensifer sp. PDNC004 and encodes:
- a CDS encoding DUF1254 domain-containing protein is translated as MVQREYLQLVPKRVLHAEKPFRWKGVGMSIRSLTLTTAMIAAIVAGPMLGASAQDRQPDWRELNAYTLGVQAYIYTFPWSYMTEQRWFRSADVGHQANQLFHFRELKDASHVDGGSPNNDTIYSRSWLYLKDEPVILTVPAISDRYHSVELTDFMDDNFAYVGTRATGDGGGSYAIFDRNWTGPLPAGVTALPPSSTPWGFLQVRTGVKDASDLDAAHAIQDQYKLTPLSQWGKPDAPAPRTAEIWQPLDRDADPLNEWRTINRSMREVPPDPRDADILQSYARIGVGAGPDIDALDPATKRGLARAAVDGRRIIYDAFAAGYGQTNINGWNYPPPSTGRMTQARDWLLRAIQPAVGFNANDPVEATYLNASVDGEGRPLTGETRYVIHFDKSGEPKVKAFWSLTMYNKAYNLVDNPINRYSVGDRSGMKRDADGGLTIYLQQNSPGADKESNWLPAPEGPFLLFLRAYLPADDIVNQTWRPPKITAVGE